Within Myxococcaceae bacterium, the genomic segment ACGATTTGACTTTGGCATAACAAAGATCTAGCTACAGATTGTTTTCTACTGAGTCAAGTTTTGGTTCCTCGATGAAATTTTTTGCCACTATGTTCGCCATTTTAATCGCATGGAAACCGGTTTCAGCGGAATCGTTCATTTACAGCAACGTAGAAAACTTGAAGGCTCGACAGCTATTTGGATTACTTATTTCCGACCAAGAGCCTGATCCAAACCTAGGAGCGCAGGCAGCCGCAGCCGCCATGAGTGCTCTATTGGCTTACATGGCGCCGAGTATTAAAAATATGCCTGGTTACGCGGGTTATTTTGCGGGCAATTGCTCTGTATTTTTTGACAACAAAACCATTCGTCAAGTAGGTTGTGATATGACTCCTGTGGCGATTGTATTCGTGAATGAAACACAGCAATTCAATTCGCCTGTTCGTTTGCCATATGAATATACGACTCAAATTACTCAAAGTCATATTTTATTGGCAAACTTATTGGGCGATTGGACGCGAACCATTGCTCAGAAGCAGGAGCAGTTTGAGATTCATTTGTTTGAAAAAGTTCAAACGTGTACGCTCTCGCAGAGCCCAACAGAAACAGGGCGATTGACGCTTTCCGATACCCTTATTCAAACGTTAAGCCCAAGTAAATCGCCTAATCAAACCCTGACAGCAAGCAAAAATATCTCCAATACGCACAGCCAAGCACCTTCTTTCACCCCATCTTGCTCAGGCAGCCTCACGGATGCCCTCAGCGTTTCACAAACATCGAGTGACAGTGATGGCGCAAGCCTAACTGAGAGTGAAACTAGCCTGAAAACAGCAAGTCGGTCTTTGTCGAAATCTCAAACAGTCTACCCTGTTTGTTTGATGAATCTCCACGCAGATTCATCGAGCCAAGCGGCTCGGTATCTCGTAGATCCAACTTTCTCTGTGGTGAATGATCTGTGGACAGGGCTTCTCTGGGAAAGAGATGTTTCTAAAACTCCCATGATATGGACGGTTGCTGAAAGCTATTGTTCTTCATTGTCAACAGCGGGTTACAGCGACTGGAGACTGCCATCGGTAACGGAGTTGCAATCTTTGGTCGACTATACGATTGGCAGCCCAGGTCCAGCTATTGATAGCACAACGTTCCCGAATACTTCCGCCAATCAAACCTGGACGTCTATCCGGGATGCAGGCAACAGTGGATACTACTGGGTCATTGATTTTCTGTTGGCTCAAATATCGTCCGATACGGGTGATAACTCGAAAGTAGCTCGATGTGTCCGAGGGGATTCCATCGTTTTGCTAAATCGGTATGTGGACGAAAATGGGTTATCTTTGAGCAATCAAAGCATGCAAGTTCGAGACGTTCTGACGGGTCTAATCTGGGAACGATCCTGGAATTCTGCATACGTCAATTGGAGTTCTTCAGGTGCTTTGGGCTCGGCTCAGGCATATTGCGAAACGCTTAAACTGGGTGCGTCCAATTGGCGAATGCCTACGGTGAAAGAGTTAACGAGTCTTATTAACTATGATTCGTATAGCCCAGCGATAAACTCCACCGCTTTTCCCGCTCCAGCATCGGATTTCTTCTGGACCTCAACTCCGTGCTCAGGTGCTGAAGGACAGGGCTGGATCGTGAGTTTCAGTCATCATGCTTTGGTGGAGTGTGAGCCAGTTGTTGGGAATACCAACCCTGTTTGGTGTGTGAGAGACTCTGTTTGGGCTTCTGAAGCTTACGCGGATGCTACCCATCAAAGGGAGCGATATATCGTTGCTGGGAATGGGACCGAAGCCGTTGTGACGGATACGTTCACTGGGCTTATATGGGAACAAAGGTCTGCGACAACAGCGATGACTTGGGAAAACGCTTCGTCATATTGTGCTGGTTTGGTTAAGCACGGTCTAGGCTGCTGGAGATTACCGACCAATATCGAACTGGTGTCATTGCTAAATTATGATGCGACATCGCGCATTAGTATCAATGAGGTGGTGTTTCCAGGGACTTCATCAAGCAATTTCTGGACGTCTGTTCCAACAGAAAGCATTCCTGAAAACTCATGGTCTATTTACTTTGGATATTATGGCCTAGGATATGTGGGCTATGACAAGATAGCTGAAGCGAATGCTATCCGTTGCGTACGTGGGAGTAATAATCGTCCAGTCGATCGATATACTGACCAGAATGGAGGGGTATTATCCGCTCAGAGTATTCAAGTGAAAGATCAAAAAACAGGATTGATTTGGCAAAGGGCTCAAAGCAGTTCTTCGCTTGAATGGAATTCATCGCAATCGATTGGGTCAGCTCAATCGTATTGTCAAAATCTAGCCATTGCATCGCAAGGAGCTGGGTCTTGGAGATTGCCTAGTGTCAAAGAGCTTGCGACGTTAGTGGACTATGCTGTGAGTCTTCCAAGTGTTAATACAAGCATTTTTCCAGAAACTTCTTCATCGACGTATGCCGTTTCCTCTCAATGGGGTGCTGCAACCGGTCTCAGTTACTACGTTAATTTTGCTAATGGAATCGTTAATGGCCACTATTACATAGGTTACTCAGACATCGTTCGTTGTATTTTTAATTCTTCTTCTGCCAACAACGGCATGTGGTCTCCACTTGCCTACGAAGACGCTACCCATCAAACAGCGCGTTACTATATTTCTGGCGCGAGTCCCAATGGCATCGTGACGGATGACTTCACTGGGCTTATGTGGGAGCAACAAGTATCCGGTTCGACCTATTTTTGGAACGCTTCCGCACCTTCAGGTTCGGCTCAGGCTTATTGCGCGAACTTAGTGAAGGGCGGATATGCGGATTGGAGGTTGCCGACACTTCTCGAACTTCAAACACTTCTGGACTATACTGTTTCAGGCAATGTTGCCATTGAGAGCACGGCATTCCCCGGAACTCCTGATAACTATTACTGGTCCTCAGAACCCTATGTAGGTATTGATGATTCGGCTTGGTACATCAGTTTTGGTCCGTCTGTGTATTATCCTGGAAAGATCTGTAGTCAGGGCTACGGCAGTAGTTGTTCGACAATTGGTGGAGGTAATATTCGCTGTGTTCGATCGAGTGTAAGCAAGCAAAGCACCTCAGAACGATATGTTGATGAGGCTGGTATGCTGCTTGTAAATGCCAGTGTTCAGGTCAAGGACTTGAGCACTGGACTAGTTTGGCAACGGATAGCCACTCAGATAAGGTATACTTGGACTTCTGGGAAAAGTTACTGCAATAATCTAACAATTGGGGGACAGGTGTGGCGTTTTCCAACAATTCGAGAGTTATCTACGATTCTCAATATTGATATTAGTCAACTTTCTGGCTTACCCATGATCGATTCAGATGCTTTTCCTGAGACTCCAGCGGCTTGTACCTTCACGTCCACTCCGTTGCCACAGAACAGTGCGATAGTCTGGTATATTTTTTTCGGTAGTGGCCGCGCGCTTGCAGAAGCGGTTGATCCAAACTGCTACATCCGTTGCGTACGCTGATCATTCTAAGCACCTAATTTGACGTTTATTCATTTCGGATCTATTCCTCATGGCTCTTAATTTGAGTGGATCGTCTAAATTTGTATGAAATTGCTGATCGTTATTTTTAGTTTCGTTTCTATATTCGCTGCATGGGCTGTCCAACCCAACGAAGCTTGCTTTTTACCGGTGTCAAAGCTTGCTGTATCCATGAGCTTTATCGTTCCTTTTGAACCTCCCGCACTTCCACCTCCGGTGACTAAAGCGAGTCAAGCTATTGCTACCACGTCCAGCGTGATCAATGCAGTTTCAGCGGTTGGAGTAACTCAGTTGTCCCAAACTTCTAGGACGTTTTTGACGTTGGGTATCGTATCCTGCAACGATGCTGGTCGTCCCGATCAAGGTTCTCTGAGTTGGCAAGACAGCCCGAGTCAAATATCGATTGGCGATGATGACCTCGAATATCATTATGGTGCTGTTGTCGGAAATTGGATTGTGTTCGGTGGGATCAGTGCAATACTTAGCTTAACAGCAATGCGGATAGGTTTTGAGAAGGTACATTACCCTGGGGTTCTGATTCTTCCTGCGATGATCTTCTTAAGCCCTACCATCACTTCAGCTGTATCATTGCTGCGTGATGGGGATTCCATTCAACAAGCAGTAGCTGCCTTATCCGTGGGAGCCTGTACTTTGGGCGCTGGATTATTCGGCCTTCGTTTCTTACCCCAATTTTTTCATGCGTCTTGGAGTGAAGACCAAGGAAAATGGGTTGATGCTTCGGATGGGTTTCGTGGTTTTGTGGCTCGAAACGGTTTGCTGTTTGAAGACTATCGTCCAGGGTATCAGTGGTTCATGTTGGTGGAAGTGCTTATGTCGACTTCAGTAGGAGCCCTCAAATCATACCAAGCGCTGCAGGAGAATTGTGGCCTATTATTGGATACAGCGGCTAGTGTATATAGTACGTATGGCCTATTAATTATTTTGTTACACCCAGCCAAGCATCGATATGAACAAATTTTTTATGCTACTGTCGCTGGATCTCAGGCGCTTGCTCTCGTGATTCAAACGGTTGCTTCCAAAGCAGGATCTTCGGATACCCAGCAATCTGTCCGCGTAGTCACAGAATCGATTATTACTGCAACAGATTATCTTTTAATGATTAAAAGCCTTTATGATTTTAGCAAACGTATGAAGAGTATATATACTCATTTTTTCAGAACGATTTCGGTCAGAAGTGTCGACCCAATCCC encodes:
- a CDS encoding DUF1566 domain-containing protein; the encoded protein is MKFFATMFAILIAWKPVSAESFIYSNVENLKARQLFGLLISDQEPDPNLGAQAAAAAMSALLAYMAPSIKNMPGYAGYFAGNCSVFFDNKTIRQVGCDMTPVAIVFVNETQQFNSPVRLPYEYTTQITQSHILLANLLGDWTRTIAQKQEQFEIHLFEKVQTCTLSQSPTETGRLTLSDTLIQTLSPSKSPNQTLTASKNISNTHSQAPSFTPSCSGSLTDALSVSQTSSDSDGASLTESETSLKTASRSLSKSQTVYPVCLMNLHADSSSQAARYLVDPTFSVVNDLWTGLLWERDVSKTPMIWTVAESYCSSLSTAGYSDWRLPSVTELQSLVDYTIGSPGPAIDSTTFPNTSANQTWTSIRDAGNSGYYWVIDFLLAQISSDTGDNSKVARCVRGDSIVLLNRYVDENGLSLSNQSMQVRDVLTGLIWERSWNSAYVNWSSSGALGSAQAYCETLKLGASNWRMPTVKELTSLINYDSYSPAINSTAFPAPASDFFWTSTPCSGAEGQGWIVSFSHHALVECEPVVGNTNPVWCVRDSVWASEAYADATHQRERYIVAGNGTEAVVTDTFTGLIWEQRSATTAMTWENASSYCAGLVKHGLGCWRLPTNIELVSLLNYDATSRISINEVVFPGTSSSNFWTSVPTESIPENSWSIYFGYYGLGYVGYDKIAEANAIRCVRGSNNRPVDRYTDQNGGVLSAQSIQVKDQKTGLIWQRAQSSSSLEWNSSQSIGSAQSYCQNLAIASQGAGSWRLPSVKELATLVDYAVSLPSVNTSIFPETSSSTYAVSSQWGAATGLSYYVNFANGIVNGHYYIGYSDIVRCIFNSSSANNGMWSPLAYEDATHQTARYYISGASPNGIVTDDFTGLMWEQQVSGSTYFWNASAPSGSAQAYCANLVKGGYADWRLPTLLELQTLLDYTVSGNVAIESTAFPGTPDNYYWSSEPYVGIDDSAWYISFGPSVYYPGKICSQGYGSSCSTIGGGNIRCVRSSVSKQSTSERYVDEAGMLLVNASVQVKDLSTGLVWQRIATQIRYTWTSGKSYCNNLTIGGQVWRFPTIRELSTILNIDISQLSGLPMIDSDAFPETPAACTFTSTPLPQNSAIVWYIFFGSGRALAEAVDPNCYIRCVR